The following coding sequences lie in one Thermosulfuriphilus ammonigenes genomic window:
- a CDS encoding molybdenum cofactor biosynthesis protein MoaE, with product MTLSQLLERIKSSPDIHRAGMILVHNGIVRGLTRNGHQVERIRVKVNWQRLSELLEEARQRPGIVAVEASLKEGEFWVGEDLMYLVVAGDFRQNVLACLSELLEAIKAEVTEKEEIVIAGRG from the coding sequence GTGACGTTATCTCAACTTTTAGAGCGCATTAAGTCCTCTCCTGATATCCACCGGGCAGGTATGATCCTTGTCCACAATGGAATTGTCCGGGGGCTGACAAGAAATGGCCATCAGGTAGAAAGGATAAGGGTCAAGGTTAACTGGCAACGTCTTTCAGAGCTTCTTGAGGAGGCTCGCCAGCGTCCAGGGATTGTAGCTGTTGAAGCCTCTTTAAAGGAGGGTGAGTTTTGGGTAGGGGAGGATCTTATGTATCTGGTGGTGGCTGGAGATTTCCGCCAAAATGTGCTGGCCTGTCTTTCAGAGCTTCTTGAGGCCATCAAGGCTGAGGTTACCGAAAAGGAGGAGATCGTTATTGCAGGCCGAGGTTAA
- a CDS encoding DUF3373 family protein, with protein MRRWLSIVMVFLFLFGLAPLASAAPSTEELMRRIEQLTRELEALKSQLKEIKATQEEQSETVADVSDTIEEFKDNMGKFKIWGDIRARVDSASAHVPANKYMFSLLPTFTQFRVASGATLSGTDALGNPIDSNKYYFVSSGGHALVNLDPQLKERFTRAGQSHSQDNDTIYTNRMRINFKVNPTENTNVKVRLSYYKIWGMTNDYIAPGLFPPTTNNFTLGVRPADNALYVDRAYFNWVNVGGLPMWVSFGRRPTTHGVPSQLREGLDNREASPAGINIDVPFDGATIGFQYSWPWRGRIRFCYGRGFESGFKMPLDRAKDDIDFYGFVWDVIDEPEKDMLLVVQLFKAEGVMGFPDGSWYMFSPLFGQWTPFSVTSQYNLGDIYELGATWMHKIDVPAVGLKGVDYFASVGVSITDPDTYGYMGMPLNHDGDMLYMYYTLLGGPYLTLGHNFNPLYTPNQATARWDDLGTKAGWAVYLGTRIPITRFNAKLGLEYNYGSKWWLPFMVGSDDIYFNKLATRGHVGEIYWIQDLPVGEALNKYARASLRIGFQYFWFNYTGSGLWLGKPKQIDSDIQKDIQSFNQMISNFSSYLAGGPVPTSMLEISQATMFMPIDHMYNLYVSFELNF; from the coding sequence ATGAGGCGTTGGTTGAGTATTGTGATGGTCTTTCTTTTTCTTTTTGGGTTGGCGCCTTTGGCCTCAGCCGCTCCAAGCACCGAAGAGCTAATGCGTCGCATTGAGCAACTCACCCGAGAGCTTGAAGCCTTAAAGAGCCAGCTCAAAGAGATTAAAGCCACCCAGGAAGAGCAGAGCGAAACCGTGGCCGATGTTAGTGACACCATTGAGGAATTCAAAGATAACATGGGCAAGTTCAAGATCTGGGGAGATATCCGGGCCAGAGTGGATTCAGCCAGCGCCCATGTACCGGCTAACAAGTATATGTTTAGCCTTCTCCCAACTTTCACCCAGTTCCGGGTGGCGTCCGGGGCAACTTTAAGCGGAACTGACGCGTTGGGGAACCCTATAGACTCAAATAAATATTACTTTGTTAGCTCCGGCGGACATGCTTTGGTAAATTTAGATCCGCAGCTAAAGGAACGCTTTACCAGAGCTGGGCAAAGCCACAGTCAAGACAATGATACCATCTATACCAACCGCATGCGGATAAACTTCAAGGTCAACCCCACAGAAAACACCAACGTTAAGGTCCGTCTTTCCTACTATAAAATATGGGGAATGACCAACGATTACATTGCCCCCGGTCTTTTCCCCCCCACCACCAATAATTTCACCCTCGGGGTCAGGCCGGCTGACAATGCCCTTTATGTGGACCGGGCCTACTTCAACTGGGTAAATGTCGGCGGTCTGCCCATGTGGGTCTCCTTCGGTCGCCGTCCGACCACCCATGGTGTTCCCAGTCAGCTCCGCGAAGGCCTTGACAACCGCGAGGCCAGCCCGGCGGGAATTAACATTGATGTTCCCTTCGACGGAGCCACCATTGGCTTCCAGTATTCTTGGCCTTGGCGCGGTCGAATCCGCTTCTGCTATGGCCGCGGCTTTGAGTCTGGCTTCAAGATGCCTCTTGACCGGGCCAAAGATGACATTGACTTCTATGGCTTTGTCTGGGATGTCATCGATGAGCCTGAGAAAGACATGCTCCTGGTTGTCCAGCTCTTTAAGGCCGAAGGGGTGATGGGTTTCCCCGATGGCTCTTGGTATATGTTCTCCCCTCTTTTTGGTCAGTGGACGCCCTTTTCTGTAACCAGTCAGTATAACTTGGGAGACATCTACGAACTCGGGGCCACCTGGATGCACAAGATAGATGTCCCCGCCGTGGGCCTTAAAGGCGTAGATTACTTCGCCTCGGTGGGTGTCTCCATCACTGATCCAGATACCTATGGCTACATGGGAATGCCTCTTAACCACGATGGTGACATGCTTTACATGTATTACACTCTCCTTGGAGGCCCCTATCTGACTTTGGGGCACAACTTTAATCCTCTTTACACCCCCAATCAGGCCACCGCTCGTTGGGATGACCTAGGCACCAAGGCCGGTTGGGCTGTTTATCTCGGCACCAGAATCCCCATTACCAGGTTCAACGCCAAACTCGGCCTGGAGTATAACTATGGCTCCAAGTGGTGGTTGCCATTTATGGTGGGCAGCGATGATATCTACTTCAACAAGCTGGCCACCCGAGGACACGTGGGCGAGATCTACTGGATCCAGGATCTTCCGGTAGGTGAGGCCCTTAACAAGTATGCCAGGGCCTCTTTAAGAATTGGTTTCCAGTATTTCTGGTTTAACTATACCGGAAGTGGGCTCTGGCTAGGCAAACCCAAACAGATAGACAGTGATATCCAAAAAGATATCCAAAGCTTCAATCAGATGATAAGCAACTTCTCTAGCTATCTGGCTGGAGGGCCGGTTCCTACTAGCATGCTGGAAATTAGTCAGGCCACCATGTTCATGCCTATCGACCACATGTACAATCTTTACGTATCCTTTGAGTTGAACTTCTAA
- a CDS encoding type II secretion system F family protein codes for MAVYVWVGKGPDGSKKKGEMEAPDERLVRLHLRRLKITPIKIKPKSKGLTDYIPFLRPKVKAKELVVFTRQLATMINAGLPLVQALDALAHQQENKTFKEIIQNIKADVEGGLSLTEALKKHKCFDNLYTNMVQAGEMGGNLDEVLMRLATYMEKSLKLKKKIKGALTYPAIVVSISVIVVTIILLFVIPVFEKMFSDFGKALPLPTQIVIAISNFVKNYILAIIGGIILGSMALKRYYATEKGRRQIDALILRVPVFGPLIRKVAVAKFARTLGTLINSGVSIIEALKVAAATAGNKVVEEAILNVRANITEGRSIADPLEESGIFPHMVVQMVAVGESTGALDTMLNKVAEFFEDEVDATVEALTSMIEPFMIVFLGGTIGGIIVAMYLPIFQIGDIVSGH; via the coding sequence TTGGCTGTCTATGTATGGGTAGGGAAGGGGCCCGATGGTTCCAAGAAAAAGGGAGAGATGGAAGCCCCCGATGAAAGACTAGTTCGCCTTCATCTCCGCCGCCTTAAAATTACTCCCATTAAAATCAAGCCCAAATCCAAGGGATTAACAGACTATATCCCCTTTCTTCGTCCTAAAGTAAAAGCCAAAGAATTGGTAGTTTTTACCCGCCAGCTGGCCACAATGATCAACGCTGGCCTTCCGTTGGTCCAGGCCCTTGATGCTTTGGCTCATCAGCAAGAAAACAAAACCTTTAAAGAAATCATCCAGAATATTAAGGCCGACGTGGAAGGGGGGCTTAGTCTTACCGAGGCCCTTAAGAAGCACAAATGTTTCGACAATCTTTATACCAACATGGTTCAGGCCGGAGAGATGGGGGGCAACTTAGATGAAGTTCTTATGAGACTGGCCACTTATATGGAAAAATCTTTAAAACTTAAAAAGAAGATCAAAGGTGCCCTTACCTATCCGGCCATAGTGGTTTCCATTTCTGTAATTGTGGTAACTATAATTTTGCTGTTTGTTATTCCCGTCTTTGAAAAGATGTTCTCTGACTTTGGCAAGGCCTTACCGCTACCCACTCAGATCGTCATCGCTATAAGCAATTTTGTCAAAAATTATATCCTGGCCATCATTGGGGGAATAATTCTGGGATCTATGGCCCTTAAGCGCTATTACGCTACCGAAAAAGGACGACGCCAGATAGATGCCCTCATCCTTAGAGTACCTGTCTTTGGCCCACTGATTCGCAAAGTGGCCGTAGCCAAGTTTGCCCGCACTCTAGGAACCTTAATAAACAGCGGCGTTTCCATAATTGAAGCCCTTAAAGTAGCGGCAGCCACAGCAGGCAATAAAGTTGTCGAAGAGGCCATCCTCAACGTGAGGGCCAACATAACTGAAGGGCGATCTATTGCCGACCCCTTAGAAGAAAGTGGAATTTTTCCCCATATGGTGGTTCAGATGGTGGCCGTAGGTGAATCCACCGGAGCCCTTGATACCATGCTCAACAAGGTAGCCGAGTTTTTTGAGGATGAGGTCGATGCCACTGTCGAAGCCCTAACAAGTATGATCGAACCATTCATGATTGTCTTCTTGGGAGGCACCATTGGCGGCATTATTGTAGCCATGTATCTACCCATATTTCAGATTGGTGATATTGTTAGTGGCCATTAA